A region from the Aeromicrobium choanae genome encodes:
- a CDS encoding sensor histidine kinase produces the protein MLVDRVHAVAHTLLEPITKRLSLAGRVALLTTAAVATVLTIISISIFVLVRQEIVGALDDSMLKRANQAVDAGYTPQNLTPDEANLLAFAGIQLLSIKSGGGEFLVHSDDAFPYDNREREVALGIEENSARTAHVDGVTYRVVAVQAGPGQAFMLAQSMESTRRALERLTVVLILSTLSGMILAGVAGWAVASNGLRPVRRLTSAIERVAVTRELTPIHVSGKEDELARLTRSFNAMLLALGDAQRRERQLIADAGHELRTPLTSLRTNIDLLRQASSQPERQLDATAHRELLDDVGAQLDELTTLVSDLTELARDEPLHRDPEPLDLADVVRRAVERVELRASNATFDVLLEPTWIIGDSLLLERAVTNLLDNAVKWSPPGGTVRVRLHHGSVTVADEGPGIAAEDLPHVFDRFYRSTEARTLPGSGLGLAIVRRAADRHGGTVGVTSEPGRGATFTFSVPLDEP, from the coding sequence ATGCTCGTCGATCGGGTCCACGCAGTCGCCCACACGCTGCTCGAGCCGATCACCAAGCGGCTGTCGCTGGCCGGCCGCGTCGCCCTGCTGACGACGGCGGCGGTGGCCACGGTCCTGACGATCATCAGCATCAGCATCTTCGTGCTGGTGCGCCAGGAGATCGTGGGCGCGCTGGACGACTCGATGCTGAAGCGGGCGAACCAGGCGGTGGACGCCGGGTACACGCCGCAGAACCTCACGCCGGACGAGGCCAACCTGCTGGCGTTCGCCGGCATCCAGCTGCTCTCGATCAAGAGCGGCGGCGGCGAGTTCCTCGTCCACTCCGACGACGCGTTCCCCTACGACAACCGCGAGCGCGAGGTGGCGCTCGGCATCGAGGAGAACTCGGCCCGCACCGCCCACGTCGACGGCGTGACCTACCGCGTGGTGGCGGTCCAGGCCGGTCCGGGACAGGCGTTCATGCTCGCGCAGTCGATGGAGTCCACGCGGCGCGCCCTGGAGCGGCTGACCGTCGTGCTGATCCTCTCCACCCTGTCGGGCATGATCCTGGCCGGGGTGGCGGGTTGGGCGGTGGCCAGCAACGGCCTGCGGCCGGTGCGACGCCTCACCAGCGCCATCGAGCGGGTGGCGGTCACCCGCGAGCTCACACCGATCCACGTGAGCGGCAAGGAGGACGAGCTGGCCCGGCTCACCCGGTCCTTCAACGCGATGCTGCTGGCCCTCGGCGACGCCCAGCGCCGCGAGCGCCAGCTGATCGCCGACGCCGGCCACGAGCTGCGCACTCCCCTCACGAGCCTGCGCACCAACATCGACCTGCTGCGCCAGGCCAGCAGCCAGCCCGAGCGGCAGCTCGACGCCACCGCCCACCGCGAGCTGCTGGACGACGTCGGTGCACAGCTCGACGAGCTCACGACCCTCGTGAGCGACCTGACCGAGCTGGCTCGCGACGAGCCGCTGCACCGCGACCCCGAGCCGCTCGACCTCGCCGACGTGGTGCGACGAGCCGTCGAGCGGGTCGAGCTGCGCGCCTCCAACGCCACCTTCGACGTGCTGCTCGAACCCACGTGGATCATCGGCGACAGCCTGCTTCTCGAGCGCGCGGTGACCAACCTGCTCGACAACGCCGTGAAGTGGAGCCCGCCCGGGGGCACGGTCCGGGTCCGCCTGCACCACGGCTCCGTCACGGTGGCCGACGAGGGACCGGGCATCGCCGCCGAGGACCTCCCTCACGTCTTCGACCGCTTCTACCGGTCCACCGAGGCTCGCACGCTGCCCGGCTCCGGGCTCGGCCTGGCCATCGTGCGGCGTGCTGCCGACCGCCACGGCGGCACCGTGGGCGTGACCTCCGAGCCCGGACGGGGCGCGACGTTCACGTTCAGCGTCCCGCTCGACGAGCCGTGA
- a CDS encoding S1C family serine protease, translating to MTDQRDPYADRPYVPPTSPHEPQQPAQAESGWPFSEPRAEERPQYADAPTSDTEPTVAVNEPTRTFAGGPGDPGGPTTPYYGTAPTPQPRKKRRAGRLVAAATGIVLLAGASAAGGAAIYDAMQDDASMGTTVTGTSLDRPASSSGTQSDVSSVATAVLPATVKINVTGGGESGTGTGVVISEDGTILTNNHVIEAAADSGSITVAFNDGKIAKAEIVGRDVATDVAVIKAEGVSDLPAATLGDSKDVKVGQTVVAIGSPFGLESTVTTGIVSALNRPVSPGDGGDGGATTFPAIQTDAAINPGNSGGPLVNLEGQVIGINSAINTGGNGNGSVGLGFAIPINLVNNVAKQILDDQTVEHAQIGVQVRNATGDDQVTSIGAEIGEVSSGSAGEKAGLKAGDIVTQVDGNPISSNGALVATVRGYKPGDTITLTVLRGDKTQEIDVELGSDEGALARQQN from the coding sequence ATGACAGACCAGCGTGATCCGTACGCCGACCGCCCTTACGTGCCCCCGACGTCGCCGCACGAGCCGCAGCAGCCCGCGCAGGCCGAGAGCGGCTGGCCGTTCTCCGAGCCGCGCGCCGAGGAGCGTCCGCAGTACGCCGATGCCCCCACCTCCGACACCGAGCCCACCGTGGCCGTGAACGAGCCCACCCGCACCTTCGCCGGCGGTCCCGGCGACCCGGGCGGACCCACCACCCCCTACTACGGGACCGCTCCCACGCCGCAGCCGCGCAAGAAGCGCCGTGCCGGACGCCTCGTGGCCGCCGCCACCGGCATCGTCCTGCTGGCGGGCGCCTCCGCCGCCGGCGGCGCCGCGATCTACGACGCGATGCAGGACGACGCGAGCATGGGCACCACGGTCACGGGCACGTCCCTCGACCGTCCCGCGTCCTCGTCGGGCACGCAGAGCGACGTCTCCTCCGTGGCCACGGCCGTCCTTCCCGCCACCGTGAAGATCAACGTCACCGGCGGCGGCGAGTCCGGCACCGGCACCGGCGTCGTGATCAGCGAGGACGGCACCATCCTGACGAACAACCACGTCATCGAGGCCGCCGCCGACTCCGGCTCCATCACGGTCGCGTTCAACGACGGCAAGATCGCGAAGGCGGAGATCGTCGGTCGCGACGTCGCCACCGACGTCGCCGTCATCAAGGCCGAGGGCGTCAGCGACCTCCCGGCCGCGACCCTCGGCGACTCCAAGGACGTCAAGGTCGGCCAGACCGTCGTCGCGATCGGCTCGCCGTTCGGCCTGGAGTCCACCGTGACCACCGGCATCGTGTCGGCCCTGAACCGCCCGGTCTCCCCCGGCGACGGCGGCGACGGCGGCGCCACCACGTTCCCCGCGATCCAGACCGACGCGGCGATCAACCCCGGCAACTCCGGTGGCCCGCTGGTCAACCTCGAGGGCCAGGTCATCGGCATCAACTCGGCCATCAACACCGGCGGCAACGGCAATGGCTCGGTCGGCCTCGGCTTCGCCATCCCAATCAACCTCGTGAACAACGTCGCCAAGCAGATCCTGGACGACCAGACGGTGGAGCACGCCCAGATCGGCGTCCAGGTCCGCAACGCCACGGGCGACGACCAGGTGACCTCGATCGGCGCCGAGATCGGCGAGGTCTCCTCGGGCAGCGCCGGCGAGAAGGCGGGCCTCAAGGCCGGCGACATCGTCACCCAGGTCGACGGCAACCCGATCTCCAGCAACGGCGCGCTCGTCGCGACGGTGCGGGGCTACAAGCCGGGCGACACGATCACGCTGACCGTGCTGCGCGGCGACAAGACCCAGGAGATCGACGTCGAGCTCGGCAGCGACGAGGGCGCCCTCGCTCGCCAGCAGAACTGA
- a CDS encoding EamA family transporter gives MPQSHVRRGYALVVTAAVFFGINAGVTRIPMEAGLPTATYTTIRVTFAFLTFLVIAVAFDRSALRRPRGRDLLLVVALGVVGVAFVQWTYNIAIMRLPIGVALLLEYLAPVLVVLWVRFVRREPVHPRVWPAIALALLGLALVGQVWDGLSLDGIGVLMALAAAVCFAAYFLLGEELTSSAAEPLTALRTVVWSFGIGTIVMNVLGGWEGTSALASDASMLGRLSEFTVPAWLAMASVVLLGTVLPFFLYLASLRDLSSSKASVTAMLEPVVAVIVGWLWFSETLDVVQVIGVLAVLAGIVLAQTARHVPADELPPPL, from the coding sequence GTGCCCCAGTCCCACGTGCGCCGCGGGTACGCGCTCGTCGTCACCGCCGCGGTCTTCTTCGGGATCAACGCCGGGGTCACCCGGATCCCGATGGAGGCGGGCCTGCCGACCGCGACGTACACGACGATCCGCGTCACGTTCGCGTTCCTGACCTTCCTCGTGATCGCGGTCGCGTTCGACCGGTCGGCCCTGCGCCGGCCGCGGGGGCGCGACCTGCTGCTCGTCGTCGCGCTCGGTGTCGTGGGAGTCGCGTTCGTCCAGTGGACCTACAACATCGCGATCATGCGGTTGCCGATCGGCGTCGCGCTGCTGCTGGAGTACCTCGCGCCGGTGCTGGTGGTGCTGTGGGTGAGGTTCGTGCGCCGCGAGCCCGTACACCCGCGCGTGTGGCCCGCGATCGCGCTGGCGCTGCTGGGCCTCGCGCTCGTGGGACAGGTCTGGGACGGGCTGAGCCTCGACGGGATCGGGGTGCTGATGGCCCTGGCGGCCGCCGTCTGCTTCGCCGCCTACTTCCTGCTCGGCGAGGAGCTGACCTCGTCGGCGGCCGAGCCGCTGACCGCCCTGCGCACCGTCGTCTGGTCATTCGGCATCGGCACGATCGTGATGAACGTCCTCGGTGGCTGGGAGGGCACGAGCGCCCTGGCGAGCGACGCCTCGATGCTCGGGCGCCTCTCGGAGTTCACCGTGCCGGCCTGGCTCGCGATGGCGTCGGTCGTGCTGCTGGGCACGGTGCTGCCCTTCTTCCTGTACCTGGCCTCGCTGCGCGACCTGTCCAGCTCGAAGGCCTCGGTGACGGCCATGCTCGAGCCCGTCGTCGCGGTGATCGTGGGCTGGCTGTGGTTCTCCGAGACCCTCGACGTGGTCCAGGTGATCGGCGTCCTCGCGGTGCTCGCGGGCATCGTCCTGGCCCAGACCGCCCGGCACGTCCCCGCCGACGAGCTGCCGCCGCCCCTCTAG
- a CDS encoding fructosamine kinase family protein translates to MARMAGTAALAEKLLDVAVVSTTSVAGGDICTTTRLRLTDGRSGVIKTRPQAPAGFFTTEAEGLRRLRAAGGVRVPEVLAANDECIILAWVEPTKPSVDLAESFGRGLAAMHASGIGGFGAEHDGWIGLAPLPNRPSPTWEEFYASRRVMPYVKAAADRGSLSLEQARVIEQVMKRLPSLTPDPEPPSLLHGDLWSGNLVWSTEGVHVVDPAAHGGHRETDLAMLALFGAPHLQRILDAYHEAAPLQDGWLDRVPLHQLHPLLVHAVMFGGAYGARAAAAAQSLLDGAA, encoded by the coding sequence ATGGCACGAATGGCGGGGACCGCAGCGCTGGCGGAGAAGCTGCTGGATGTCGCCGTGGTGTCGACCACGTCGGTGGCCGGCGGCGACATCTGCACCACCACGCGGCTGCGGCTGACCGACGGTCGTTCCGGGGTCATCAAGACCCGGCCCCAGGCCCCCGCGGGGTTCTTCACCACCGAGGCGGAGGGGCTGCGCCGCCTGCGTGCGGCGGGCGGCGTCAGGGTGCCCGAGGTCCTGGCCGCCAATGACGAGTGCATCATCCTGGCCTGGGTCGAGCCCACCAAGCCCTCGGTCGACCTGGCCGAGTCGTTCGGGCGCGGTCTCGCGGCCATGCACGCCTCCGGCATCGGCGGGTTCGGCGCCGAGCACGACGGCTGGATCGGTCTCGCCCCACTGCCCAACCGCCCCTCCCCCACGTGGGAGGAGTTCTACGCGAGCCGCCGCGTGATGCCCTACGTCAAGGCCGCCGCCGACCGCGGCTCGCTCTCCCTCGAGCAGGCACGGGTCATCGAGCAGGTCATGAAGAGGCTGCCCTCGCTCACGCCCGACCCCGAGCCCCCGTCGCTGCTGCACGGCGACCTCTGGTCGGGCAACCTCGTGTGGTCCACCGAGGGCGTGCACGTCGTCGACCCGGCCGCGCACGGCGGACACCGCGAGACCGACCTCGCGATGCTGGCACTGTTCGGCGCGCCCCACCTGCAGCGCATCCTCGACGCCTACCACGAGGCGGCGCCCCTGCAGGACGGCTGGCTCGACCGCGTGCCGCTGCACCAGCTGCACCCGCTCCTCGTCCACGCCGTGATGTTCGGCGGCGCCTACGGGGCCCGCGCGGCGGCCGCCGCCCAGAGCCTGCTCGACGGCGCGGCATAG
- a CDS encoding phage holin family protein, which yields MERFLSSWFVSSVALALAALLLGSHMSIGDADETTLNRVLALAIVGLVFTIVHLFVGQVVKLIALPFIVLTLGILLVVINALLLLLTEWITSAFGVEFGVDGFWWAFLAAIVISVCQSILSAIID from the coding sequence ATGGAACGCTTCCTGTCCTCCTGGTTCGTCAGCAGCGTCGCGCTCGCGCTCGCGGCCCTCCTGCTCGGCAGCCACATGTCCATCGGCGACGCCGACGAGACCACGCTCAACCGCGTCCTGGCCCTGGCCATCGTCGGCCTGGTCTTCACGATCGTCCACCTGTTCGTGGGCCAGGTCGTGAAGCTCATCGCGCTGCCGTTCATCGTCCTGACGCTCGGCATCCTGCTCGTCGTCATCAACGCCCTGCTGCTGCTGCTGACCGAGTGGATCACCTCGGCGTTCGGCGTCGAGTTCGGCGTCGACGGGTTCTGGTGGGCGTTCCTGGCCGCCATCGTCATCTCGGTGTGCCAGTCGATCCTGTCGGCGATCATCGACTGA
- a CDS encoding GNAT family N-acetyltransferase, with amino-acid sequence MTPPPGDGCLRLVTPDDADELAEVWSRNRAFLAPWEPWRDDAFFTPGSQRSGIERDLAEHAAGRMVPFVICGPDGDMAGRLTLSGVTRGALQSAALGYWVREDLNGRGLATRAAREAVDHAFTTLELHRLQAETLLHNVPSQKVLRRAGFTPYGVAPDYLRIAGRWQDHLLFNVFSDPATP; translated from the coding sequence GTGACGCCACCTCCCGGCGACGGCTGCCTGCGGCTGGTCACGCCCGACGACGCCGACGAGCTCGCCGAGGTCTGGTCGAGGAACCGTGCCTTCCTCGCACCGTGGGAGCCCTGGCGCGACGACGCGTTCTTCACTCCTGGGAGCCAGCGTTCCGGCATCGAGCGCGACCTCGCCGAGCACGCGGCGGGACGCATGGTCCCCTTCGTGATCTGCGGTCCCGACGGCGACATGGCCGGCCGCCTCACGCTCAGCGGCGTGACTCGCGGGGCCCTCCAGTCGGCGGCGCTGGGCTACTGGGTCCGTGAGGACCTGAACGGTCGCGGCCTGGCGACCCGCGCCGCCCGGGAGGCGGTCGACCATGCCTTCACGACGCTCGAGCTGCACCGCCTCCAGGCCGAGACGCTGCTGCACAACGTCCCGTCGCAGAAGGTCCTCCGCCGCGCCGGCTTCACGCCCTACGGCGTCGCGCCCGACTATCTGAGGATCGCCGGCCGCTGGCAGGACCACCTGCTCTTCAACGTCTTCAGCGATCCGGCGACTCCGTGA
- a CDS encoding histidinol-phosphate transaminase, producing MTDPRPRQVLAAIPAYRPGRPAFAESHKLSSNENPFEPLPGVVERAAEGLLRMNRYPDPGVTALGEALAERTGLTTDHFAFGTGSVSVLFGLLDAWCGPGDEVVYPWRSFEAYPIAVDLPGATSVRVPLTADHRHDLPAMADAITDRTKVVLVCTPNNPTGPIVTETEFEAFMARVPSRVLVVVDEAYLEFVRDPEALSGATALERHPNVVVLRTFSKAYGLAGLRIGYSMAHPAITEAIRKALPPFGVTDVAQAAALASLDAIDELTERVEAIVAERSRVFDALREQGWDVPATHANFVWLPLGDRSAEFADHAHPISVRPFPEGVRVTIGSPEINDAFLARAAAFRR from the coding sequence ATGACCGACCCCCGTCCTCGACAGGTGCTGGCCGCCATCCCCGCGTATCGCCCGGGCCGGCCCGCGTTCGCCGAGAGCCACAAGCTCTCCAGCAACGAGAACCCCTTCGAGCCCCTGCCCGGGGTCGTGGAGCGCGCGGCGGAGGGGCTGCTGCGGATGAACCGGTACCCCGACCCGGGCGTCACGGCGCTGGGCGAGGCGCTGGCGGAGCGCACGGGCCTCACGACGGACCACTTCGCGTTCGGCACCGGCTCGGTCTCGGTGCTCTTCGGTCTGCTCGACGCGTGGTGCGGCCCCGGCGACGAGGTCGTCTACCCGTGGCGCTCGTTCGAGGCCTACCCGATCGCGGTGGACCTTCCCGGCGCGACCTCGGTGCGCGTGCCGCTGACGGCCGACCACCGCCACGACCTCCCGGCGATGGCCGACGCGATCACCGACCGTACGAAGGTCGTGCTCGTCTGCACGCCCAACAACCCCACCGGGCCGATCGTCACCGAGACCGAGTTCGAGGCGTTCATGGCGCGCGTCCCGTCGCGCGTGCTCGTGGTGGTGGACGAGGCCTACCTGGAGTTCGTCCGCGACCCCGAGGCGCTCTCGGGCGCCACTGCGCTCGAGCGCCACCCGAACGTCGTGGTGCTGCGCACTTTCTCCAAGGCCTACGGCCTGGCTGGGCTGCGGATCGGCTACTCGATGGCGCACCCCGCGATCACCGAGGCGATCCGCAAGGCGCTGCCGCCGTTCGGCGTCACCGACGTCGCCCAGGCGGCCGCACTGGCCTCCCTCGACGCCATCGACGAGCTGACCGAGCGCGTGGAGGCGATCGTCGCCGAGCGCAGCCGGGTGTTCGACGCGCTGCGCGAGCAGGGCTGGGACGTCCCGGCGACCCACGCGAACTTCGTGTGGCTGCCCCTGGGCGACCGCTCCGCCGAGTTCGCCGACCACGCCCACCCGATCTCGGTGCGCCCCTTCCCCGAGGGCGTCCGCGTCACCATCGGCTCCCCTGAGATCAACGACGCCTTCCTCGCCCGCGCCGCGGCGTTCCGGCGCTGA
- a CDS encoding low molecular weight protein-tyrosine-phosphatase, with protein MPRRVALVCLGNICRSPMADVVLEHQLAQAGVDDVEVSSSGTGDWHVGQRMDERAAATLTAAGYDATRHRARTFTPDWFDEQDLILVMDSSNRADVLALATSDEQRAKVRMYRSFDPEADTPDAEVPDPWYGGPEGFDEVLAMVERTTREIVRHLSDGS; from the coding sequence ATGCCCCGCCGCGTCGCCCTGGTCTGCCTGGGCAACATCTGCCGCTCCCCCATGGCCGACGTCGTGCTGGAGCACCAGCTGGCGCAGGCCGGCGTCGACGACGTCGAGGTGTCCTCGTCGGGCACCGGCGACTGGCACGTGGGCCAGCGGATGGACGAGCGGGCGGCCGCCACCCTGACCGCCGCGGGCTACGACGCCACGCGCCACCGGGCCCGCACGTTCACGCCCGACTGGTTCGACGAGCAGGACCTCATCCTCGTGATGGACTCGTCCAACCGCGCCGACGTGCTGGCACTGGCCACCTCCGACGAGCAGCGCGCCAAGGTGCGCATGTACCGCTCGTTCGACCCGGAGGCCGACACGCCGGACGCCGAGGTGCCCGACCCCTGGTACGGCGGGCCCGAGGGCTTCGACGAGGTCCTGGCGATGGTGGAGCGCACCACGCGCGAGATCGTCCGGCACCTCTCCGACGGCTCGTGA
- a CDS encoding response regulator transcription factor: MRILVVDDDRAVRDSLRRSLEFNGYTVEVAGDGAEALAKVAQSGPDAIVMDVMMPRLGGLDATRALRAAGNDVPILVLTARDAVSDRVDGLDAGADDYLTKPFALEELLARVRALLRRGGRARDELDDEPALTFADLTLDPNTREVRRGERSISLTRTEFALLELFMQRPKRVLERSFILEEVWGFDFPTTANSLEVYVGYVRRKLEAEGESRLLHTVRGVGYVLRETPP; this comes from the coding sequence ATGCGAATCCTCGTCGTCGACGACGACCGCGCGGTGCGTGACTCCCTGCGGCGGTCGCTGGAGTTCAACGGCTACACGGTCGAGGTGGCCGGCGACGGTGCCGAGGCGCTGGCGAAGGTCGCCCAGTCCGGCCCCGACGCGATCGTCATGGACGTGATGATGCCGCGGCTCGGCGGCCTCGACGCCACCCGAGCGCTGCGCGCGGCCGGCAACGACGTACCGATCCTCGTGCTCACCGCACGCGACGCCGTCAGCGACCGGGTCGACGGGCTCGACGCCGGCGCCGACGACTACCTGACGAAGCCGTTCGCCCTCGAGGAGCTGCTGGCGCGCGTGCGCGCCCTGCTGCGACGGGGCGGCAGGGCGCGCGACGAGCTCGACGACGAGCCCGCGCTCACGTTCGCCGACCTCACGCTCGACCCGAACACCCGCGAGGTGCGGCGCGGCGAGCGCTCGATCTCGCTGACGCGCACCGAGTTCGCCCTGCTGGAGCTGTTCATGCAGCGTCCCAAGCGCGTGCTGGAGCGCTCGTTCATCCTCGAGGAGGTGTGGGGCTTCGACTTCCCCACCACCGCGAACTCGCTCGAGGTCTACGTCGGCTATGTGCGGCGCAAGCTCGAGGCCGAGGGCGAGTCCCGCCTCCTGCACACCGTCCGGGGCGTGGGCTACGTGCTGCGGGAGACGCCTCCGTGA